Proteins from a single region of Lysinibacillus sp. JNUCC-52:
- a CDS encoding GNAT family N-acetyltransferase, with product MIYKNSLEGISSNMLKGFFVGWPSPPNPQTHLRLLENSSKFILAIDENTNEVIGFITAISDGVLSAYIPLLEILPQYKNKGIGKELVRRMLKELDHLYMIDLCCDDDLVPYYEKFGMTKTNGMVYRNYKMQSGND from the coding sequence ATGATTTATAAAAATTCACTAGAAGGTATTTCTTCAAATATGTTAAAAGGTTTTTTTGTAGGTTGGCCGAGTCCACCTAATCCACAAACACATTTACGCTTGCTGGAGAACAGCAGTAAATTCATTTTGGCGATTGATGAAAATACAAATGAAGTAATAGGGTTTATTACTGCGATAAGTGATGGCGTTCTGTCTGCTTACATTCCATTACTCGAGATATTACCACAATATAAAAACAAAGGTATTGGCAAGGAGTTAGTAAGACGAATGTTGAAAGAACTCGATCATCTTTATATGATCGACTTATGCTGTGATGATGACCTCGTACCTTACTATGAAAAATTCGGCATGACTAAAACAAATGGAATGGTTTATAGAAACTATAAAATGCAATCTGGAAATGATTAA
- a CDS encoding DUF1648 domain-containing protein: MYRPVIKLPKTRYEKILNVIGGGLFIVSIIFIISQWSALPEEIPAHFNGAGEVDRWGSKIELFILPGIGIFLWIFLGLIEKAPHMHNYPARLNKDNVQAFYLNSRKLCNEMKNFCLMLFAVISCEMVLVALGKTDGVGWWFLPLVLIGTGIPIAKGLIAASKIK, from the coding sequence ATGTATAGACCCGTTATAAAATTACCGAAAACAAGGTATGAAAAAATTTTGAACGTCATTGGTGGCGGATTATTTATTGTCTCCATCATATTTATTATTTCTCAGTGGAGCGCCCTACCTGAAGAAATTCCAGCACATTTTAATGGTGCGGGAGAAGTGGATCGATGGGGATCGAAAATAGAATTGTTCATTTTACCAGGTATCGGCATTTTTTTATGGATATTTCTAGGACTTATTGAGAAGGCACCACATATGCACAATTATCCAGCGCGCTTAAATAAGGATAACGTTCAGGCATTTTATTTAAATAGTCGTAAATTATGTAATGAAATGAAAAACTTTTGCTTAATGTTATTTGCAGTCATTTCTTGTGAAATGGTACTTGTTGCATTAGGGAAGACAGATGGAGTAGGATGGTGGTTCTTGCCCCTTGTACTCATAGGCACAGGTATTCCAATCGCTAAAGGCTTAATTGCTGCATCGAAAATTAAGTAA
- a CDS encoding YdeI/OmpD-associated family protein, whose translation MQKKFKLKDGLSITVHHLPDNMVLEGISDVGHAPYDRIISFVFTINELLTYLKSTLKQNLLAEQGYLFFVYPKKNNKKYKEYIHRDDIFPAIQVDEAKYIAGSDYKFSSLMSLDDTFSIVSIKRDAKGRGKKKTASSQCVGDYESMVPLLRGELAENPIDVAFYDALTPGYQKDWARYIYSAKKQETQLARLMEMRELTRAGFKTKEHYRKAKAEGQV comes from the coding sequence ATGCAGAAGAAATTTAAATTAAAGGATGGACTCTCTATTACAGTTCATCATTTGCCAGACAATATGGTATTAGAGGGGATTTCGGATGTAGGACACGCACCTTACGACCGTATTATATCTTTTGTGTTTACAATTAATGAACTGTTAACGTATTTAAAAAGCACGCTTAAACAGAACTTGTTGGCAGAGCAAGGCTATTTATTTTTTGTTTATCCGAAAAAAAATAATAAAAAATATAAAGAGTATATTCATCGAGACGATATTTTCCCAGCCATTCAGGTGGACGAGGCGAAATATATTGCTGGGAGTGACTATAAATTTTCAAGTTTGATGTCATTGGATGATACGTTTTCTATTGTAAGTATTAAACGAGATGCAAAGGGAAGAGGGAAGAAAAAGACAGCAAGTAGTCAATGTGTAGGTGACTACGAAAGTATGGTTCCATTATTGCGAGGTGAACTTGCAGAAAATCCAATTGATGTAGCCTTTTATGATGCATTAACACCAGGCTATCAAAAGGATTGGGCTCGCTACATTTATAGTGCGAAAAAGCAAGAAACACAGCTAGCACGTTTAATGGAGATGCGTGAACTTACAAGGGCTGGCTTTAAAACGAAGGAGCACTATCGAAAAGCGAAAGCAGAGGGCCAAGTATAG